One Pseudonocardia abyssalis DNA segment encodes these proteins:
- a CDS encoding thiamine pyrophosphate-requiring protein, translating into MPTPQTPATGDQPRRPTVADHIVDRLASWGVRHYYGYPGDGINGMTAALQRRGDTRFVQVRHEETAGFAATAHVKYGGGTIGAALVTSGPGAVHLLNGLYDAKLDHQPVVALVGQTALTAQGGGYYQEVDLLSLYKDVAGFQAQLDDPSQVRHLVDRACRTALAHRTVAVLVLPNDVQDLDAVLDPPQTHAHYATSNAPSTRSTVPPEADLRAAAELLRGGERVAMLVGQGALGAEAEVAAIAARLGAGVATALLGMTVVDQREPWVTGALGLLGTTPSSYLMKHCDRLLIVGSNTPYSEFYPPEGRPAVQIDIDGAQMGMRYPTQLNLTGDAAPTLRALDALLVDHTPPTAWRADVAERTASWRTGQVQVAHQDAEPLNPQRTVTELDDRLPADAMVAVDCGTVTAWYARHLHVRPGMLASLSGTLLSMGGAMPYGIAAKFAHPDRPLFALIGDGAMQMNGVNELITVAKYWREWADPRFAVLVLNNRDLAFVSWEQRASEGTPKFDDSQDVPDVDYAAWARSLGLDGIRIDDPAQVGPAWEAALAADRPFVIDAVVDPAELMIPPQFTREQATNMATSIIRGDSDWRGILRRGLPSAVATLLPHRS; encoded by the coding sequence ATGCCCACCCCGCAGACCCCCGCCACGGGCGACCAGCCCCGCCGTCCCACCGTCGCCGACCACATCGTCGACCGGCTGGCCTCCTGGGGCGTCCGGCACTACTACGGCTACCCCGGCGACGGCATCAACGGCATGACCGCGGCCCTGCAGCGCCGCGGGGACACCCGGTTCGTGCAGGTGCGCCACGAGGAGACCGCGGGGTTCGCCGCGACCGCGCACGTCAAGTACGGCGGCGGGACGATCGGGGCCGCGCTGGTCACGTCGGGTCCGGGCGCGGTGCACCTGCTCAACGGCCTCTACGACGCGAAGCTCGACCACCAGCCGGTCGTCGCGCTCGTCGGCCAGACGGCGCTGACCGCACAGGGCGGCGGGTACTACCAGGAGGTCGACCTCCTCTCGCTCTACAAGGACGTCGCGGGCTTCCAGGCCCAGCTCGACGACCCCAGCCAGGTCCGCCACCTCGTCGACCGCGCCTGCCGCACCGCGCTCGCGCACCGCACCGTCGCCGTGCTCGTGCTGCCCAACGACGTCCAGGACCTCGACGCGGTGCTCGACCCGCCGCAGACCCACGCCCACTACGCCACCTCCAACGCCCCCAGCACCCGCTCGACGGTGCCGCCGGAGGCCGACCTGCGCGCCGCCGCCGAGCTGCTGCGCGGCGGGGAGAGGGTGGCGATGCTCGTCGGGCAGGGCGCGCTCGGCGCCGAGGCCGAGGTGGCCGCGATCGCCGCCCGGCTCGGCGCCGGGGTGGCCACCGCGCTGCTCGGGATGACCGTCGTCGACCAGCGCGAGCCGTGGGTCACCGGCGCACTCGGGCTGCTGGGCACCACCCCCAGCTCGTACCTGATGAAACACTGCGACCGGCTGCTGATCGTCGGCTCCAACACGCCCTACAGCGAGTTCTACCCGCCGGAGGGCCGCCCGGCCGTCCAGATCGACATCGACGGCGCACAGATGGGGATGCGGTACCCGACTCAGCTCAACCTCACCGGGGACGCCGCCCCGACGCTGCGTGCCCTCGACGCCCTGCTCGTCGACCACACCCCGCCGACGGCGTGGCGCGCGGACGTCGCGGAGCGGACCGCGTCGTGGCGCACGGGTCAGGTCCAGGTCGCGCACCAGGACGCCGAGCCGCTCAACCCGCAGCGGACGGTCACCGAGCTGGACGACCGGCTGCCCGCCGACGCGATGGTCGCGGTCGACTGCGGCACCGTGACGGCCTGGTACGCGCGGCACCTGCACGTGCGGCCCGGGATGCTGGCGTCGCTGTCGGGGACGCTGCTGTCGATGGGCGGGGCCATGCCGTACGGGATCGCCGCGAAGTTCGCGCATCCCGACCGCCCGCTGTTCGCGCTGATCGGCGACGGCGCGATGCAGATGAACGGCGTCAACGAGCTGATCACGGTGGCGAAGTACTGGCGCGAGTGGGCCGACCCCCGCTTCGCCGTGCTGGTGCTCAACAACCGCGACCTCGCGTTCGTCAGCTGGGAACAGCGGGCGAGCGAGGGCACGCCGAAGTTCGACGACAGCCAGGACGTGCCCGACGTCGACTACGCGGCGTGGGCGCGGAGCCTGGGGCTCGACGGGATCCGGATCGACGACCCGGCGCAGGTCGGGCCGGCGTGGGAGGCCGCGCTGGCCGCCGACCGGCCGTTCGTCATCGACGCGGTGGTCGACCCCGCCGAGCTGATGATCCCGCCGCAGTTCACCCGCGAGCAGGCGACCAACATGGCGACGTCGATCATCCGGGGCGACTCGGACTGGCGCGGGATCCTGCGCCGCGGCCTCCCGTCGGCGGTGGCGACACTGCTCCCGCACCGGTCCTAG
- a CDS encoding oxidoreductase translates to MPPVASAGPRSSSSDPARNSAADYVARLDRWLADRTSASGLDVADGTPPMFHPCTPRGMEPADRIVVSPPAQYSAVDGMPTDWHPVHLGGRAVGGAGLAMTETTCTSPDARITPGCPGIGNDEQAAAWARTVDFVHANSDAKIGVQLGHAGRGGSTKVMWQGVDDPRRGRLGDRRPVAGPPPVRRRGPAGDDARRHGTGDRRPRRRRPTRGDRIPQETGVPTMTVGAIASAEDANTIIAAGRAALCCLARPHLVDPYRTLDAAIEQDYRGHVPPKRYRPGRGARRRAQEP, encoded by the coding sequence ATGCCGCCTGTCGCCTCGGCCGGGCCGCGCTCCTCCTCGTCGGACCCGGCCCGGAACTCCGCCGCCGACTACGTGGCCCGCCTCGACCGCTGGCTCGCCGACCGCACCAGCGCGAGCGGCCTCGACGTCGCCGACGGCACGCCGCCGATGTTCCACCCCTGCACGCCGAGGGGCATGGAGCCGGCCGACCGGATCGTCGTCTCGCCGCCGGCGCAGTACTCCGCCGTGGACGGCATGCCCACCGACTGGCACCCCGTGCACCTCGGCGGGCGCGCGGTCGGCGGGGCCGGGCTCGCCATGACCGAGACGACGTGCACGTCCCCGGACGCGCGGATCACCCCCGGATGCCCCGGGATCGGGAACGACGAGCAGGCCGCCGCGTGGGCGCGCACCGTCGACTTCGTGCACGCGAACAGCGACGCGAAGATCGGGGTGCAGCTCGGGCACGCGGGCCGTGGGGGTTCCACGAAGGTCATGTGGCAGGGCGTCGACGACCCTCGACGAGGACGGCTGGGAGATCGTCGGCCCGTCGCCGGTCCCCCACCGGTCCGACGGCGCGGTCCCGCGGGAGATGACGCACGCCGACACGGCACAGGTGATCGACGACCGCGTCGCCGCCGCCCGACGCGCGGCGACCGTATCCCTCAGGAGACCGGCGTGCCGACCATGACCGTCGGCGCGATCGCGTCGGCCGAGGACGCGAACACGATCATCGCGGCCGGCCGCGCCGCCCTGTGCTGCCTGGCGCGTCCGCACCTGGTCGACCCGTACCGGACGCTCGACGCGGCGATCGAGCAGGACTACCGCGGTCACGTCCCCCCGAAGCGGTACCGGCCGGGACGGGGGGCCCGCCGCCGTGCGCAGGAACCGTAG
- a CDS encoding cysteine--tRNA ligase produces the protein MTAPDPILTLCGAPVPLTVPARLYVCGITPYDVTHLGHASTFVWADTVARVMRMTGTDTVVARNVTDIDDELTRAAAERGKPYDEFGLSQEFTVEQDLAALHVRRPDHEPHARHHVRHVVALAAALLGAGAAYERGGGVWFRGSGVPAAAGLDADTALALARANGDDPDDPRRDDPFDVPVWWPADDAGPSWPSPWGPGRPGWHAECAAMALATLGGTVDVLIGGADLAFPHHAYQVALATAATGAVPYARRRMPIGTVHVDGAKMAKSTGNLVLVGDLLAHRPGAALRLLLLDREWAADWEYRAKDLDVAAERLDRLYRAAATGGGSDADVAAVRAALLDDLDVPTAMRIALDAGGAAARQAVRTLALQ, from the coding sequence GTGACCGCACCCGACCCGATCCTCACGCTGTGCGGTGCCCCCGTGCCGCTCACCGTCCCCGCCCGCCTGTACGTCTGCGGCATCACGCCCTACGACGTCACCCATCTCGGCCACGCGTCGACGTTCGTCTGGGCCGACACGGTCGCCCGCGTGATGCGGATGACGGGCACCGACACGGTCGTCGCGCGCAACGTCACCGACATCGACGACGAGCTCACCCGCGCGGCGGCGGAGCGCGGGAAGCCCTACGACGAGTTCGGGCTCTCGCAGGAGTTCACCGTCGAGCAGGACCTCGCCGCGCTGCACGTCCGGCGGCCCGACCACGAGCCGCACGCGCGCCACCACGTCCGCCACGTCGTCGCCCTCGCCGCGGCGCTGCTCGGGGCGGGCGCGGCCTACGAGCGCGGCGGCGGGGTGTGGTTCCGCGGATCCGGCGTGCCCGCCGCGGCCGGGCTCGACGCCGACACCGCGCTCGCGCTGGCCCGCGCCAACGGCGACGACCCGGACGACCCGCGCCGCGACGACCCGTTCGACGTGCCGGTCTGGTGGCCCGCCGACGACGCCGGCCCGTCCTGGCCGAGCCCCTGGGGCCCCGGCCGGCCGGGCTGGCACGCCGAGTGCGCGGCGATGGCGCTCGCCACGCTCGGCGGCACCGTCGACGTCCTGATCGGCGGCGCCGACCTCGCCTTCCCGCACCACGCCTACCAGGTGGCACTGGCCACCGCGGCCACCGGCGCCGTGCCGTACGCGCGACGCCGGATGCCGATCGGCACCGTGCACGTCGACGGAGCGAAGATGGCGAAGTCGACCGGCAACCTCGTGCTCGTCGGCGACCTGCTCGCGCACCGTCCCGGTGCGGCCCTGCGGCTGCTGCTGCTCGACCGCGAGTGGGCGGCCGACTGGGAGTACCGGGCCAAGGACCTCGACGTCGCCGCCGAGCGGCTCGACCGCCTCTACCGCGCCGCGGCCACCGGGGGCGGCTCCGATGCCGACGTCGCGGCCGTCCGGGCCGCCCTCCTCGACGACCTCGACGTGCCGACCGCGATGCGGATCGCGCTCGACGCCGGCGGGGCCGCCGCGCGCCAGGCCGTCCGGACCCTGGCGCTGCAGTAG
- a CDS encoding ABC1 kinase family protein, whose amino-acid sequence MGDAIPRSGAARSARLAMLPLGFAGRAVAGWGRSLAGADADEVSASTAARNAEQLFAVLGKLKGGAMKLGQALSVYDAMVPPEFADSYHDALAKLQTAGPPMPAREAHRVLAEQLGSGWRERLREFDDEPVASASLGQVHRAVWHDGRAVAVKVQYPGADVALDADLRQLQRFAGLFGSLLPGLDARALIRELRERMLEETDYRAEADHQRAFAAAYADTAGLHVPAVVASAPKVLVSEWLDGVPLGRLIGVPAVDASEQAARDGHAHTIVETMFASPATVGLLHADPHPGNFLVLDDGRLGMIDFGAVARMPDGLPPVLVRMLRLTADGERGPLTDLLVAEGFLAPDAPDADVLRWVGALADPLREPEFHFTREWMARQGARVANPNNRAFQGTGRALNLPPEHVLVLRVLSGWVAILAQLDCTVAARGIAEEQVPGFAA is encoded by the coding sequence ATGGGCGATGCGATACCCCGCAGCGGAGCCGCACGGTCGGCGCGGCTGGCGATGCTGCCGCTCGGGTTCGCGGGGCGGGCCGTCGCGGGCTGGGGCCGGTCACTGGCCGGCGCCGACGCCGACGAGGTGTCCGCCTCCACGGCCGCGCGCAACGCCGAGCAGCTCTTCGCCGTGCTCGGGAAGCTCAAGGGCGGCGCGATGAAGCTGGGTCAGGCCCTGAGCGTCTACGACGCGATGGTGCCGCCGGAGTTCGCCGACTCCTACCACGACGCTCTCGCGAAGCTCCAGACCGCGGGCCCGCCGATGCCCGCCCGCGAGGCGCACCGCGTGCTCGCCGAGCAGCTCGGCTCCGGGTGGCGTGAGCGCTTGCGGGAGTTCGACGACGAGCCGGTCGCCTCGGCCAGCCTCGGTCAGGTCCACCGCGCGGTCTGGCACGACGGGCGGGCTGTCGCGGTGAAGGTGCAGTACCCGGGCGCCGACGTCGCGCTCGACGCCGACCTGCGCCAGCTCCAGCGCTTCGCGGGGCTGTTCGGCTCCCTGCTCCCCGGCCTCGACGCCCGCGCGCTGATCCGCGAGCTGCGCGAGCGCATGTTGGAGGAGACCGACTACCGCGCCGAGGCCGACCACCAGCGCGCGTTCGCCGCCGCGTACGCCGACACCGCGGGGCTGCACGTCCCCGCCGTCGTCGCGTCCGCCCCGAAGGTGCTCGTCTCGGAGTGGCTCGACGGCGTACCACTGGGCCGCCTGATCGGCGTGCCCGCCGTCGACGCATCCGAGCAGGCCGCCCGCGACGGCCACGCGCACACGATCGTCGAGACGATGTTCGCCTCGCCCGCGACGGTGGGGCTGCTGCACGCCGACCCGCACCCCGGCAACTTCCTCGTCCTCGACGACGGGCGCCTCGGGATGATCGACTTCGGGGCGGTCGCCCGGATGCCCGACGGCCTCCCGCCCGTGCTCGTGCGGATGCTGCGGCTCACCGCCGACGGGGAGCGCGGCCCGCTCACCGATCTGCTCGTGGCCGAGGGCTTCCTCGCCCCGGACGCCCCCGACGCCGACGTCCTGCGCTGGGTCGGCGCGCTCGCCGACCCGTTGCGGGAGCCGGAGTTCCACTTCACCCGCGAGTGGATGGCCCGGCAGGGAGCGCGGGTCGCGAACCCGAACAACCGCGCGTTCCAGGGCACCGGCCGTGCCCTGAACCTGCCGCCCGAGCACGTTCTGGTGCTGCGCGTGCTGTCGGGCTGGGTGGCGATCCTCGCGCAGCTCGACTGCACGGTGGCCGCCCGCGGGATCGCGGAGGAGCAGGTGCCGGGGTTCGCCGCCTGA
- the couO gene encoding amidohydrolase family protein: MDLATIDAIDVHVHVEQDGHGCLSLDQELMDASAAYFRADQDRTPTVETIAGHYRERRMAAVVFTVDATTATGHPSLSSEEIADAAAAHPDVLIPFGSVDPHGGAASVRRIRSLVDAHGVRGFKFHPSLQNFTPNDPAFYPLYEAITEAGVPALFHTGQTGIGAGLPGGRGIKLRLSDPMLLDDVAADFPELTVVLAHPSVPWQDAAISMATHKSNVFIDLSGWSPKYFPPQLVRAANSLLRHKVLFGSDFPVITPDRWIADFAKLDIKDDVRPLIMKDNAVRMLGLA; the protein is encoded by the coding sequence ATCGACCTCGCGACCATCGACGCGATCGACGTCCACGTCCACGTCGAGCAGGACGGCCACGGCTGCCTCTCCCTCGACCAGGAGCTGATGGACGCCTCCGCGGCGTACTTCCGCGCCGACCAGGACCGCACCCCCACCGTCGAGACGATCGCCGGGCACTACCGCGAGCGCCGGATGGCCGCGGTCGTGTTCACCGTCGACGCGACGACGGCGACCGGGCACCCGAGCCTGTCGAGCGAGGAGATCGCCGACGCCGCCGCGGCACACCCCGACGTGCTCATCCCGTTCGGCTCGGTGGACCCGCACGGCGGGGCGGCGTCGGTGCGCCGGATCCGATCCCTGGTGGACGCGCACGGCGTCCGCGGGTTCAAGTTCCACCCGAGCCTGCAGAACTTCACGCCGAACGACCCCGCGTTCTACCCGCTCTACGAGGCGATCACCGAGGCCGGGGTGCCCGCGCTGTTCCACACCGGGCAGACCGGGATCGGCGCGGGCCTGCCGGGCGGGCGGGGGATCAAGCTGCGGCTGTCGGACCCGATGCTGCTCGACGACGTCGCCGCCGACTTCCCCGAGCTGACGGTCGTCCTCGCCCACCCGTCCGTGCCGTGGCAGGACGCGGCGATCTCGATGGCGACGCACAAGTCGAACGTCTTCATCGACCTGTCCGGCTGGTCGCCGAAGTACTTCCCGCCGCAGCTCGTGCGCGCGGCCAACTCGTTGCTCAGGCACAAGGTGCTGTTCGGCTCCGACTTCCCGGTCATCACCCCGGACCGCTGGATCGCCGACTTCGCGAAGCTGGACATCAAGGACGACGTCCGCCCGCTGATCATGAAGGACAACGCGGTGCGGATGCTGGGCCTCGCCTGA